From a region of the Odoribacter splanchnicus DSM 20712 genome:
- a CDS encoding bifunctional UDP-N-acetylmuramoyl-tripeptide:D-alanyl-D-alanine ligase/alanine racemase has protein sequence MFSSKEILRILDCKACEVKDFEITEVSVDSRSVNKPESTLFFALKGINHDGHDYVEKLYEQGVRNFVVTGLRAGFLPLSGANFFVVDEVLPALQQLAAWFRGQMKAEVVGITGSNGKTIVKEWLYQLLSDEPGIYRSPRSYNSQVGVPLSLLGMDVSTRLAIIEAGISLPGEMGKLQAMIRPEIGIFTHLGDAHGENFESRQQKLAEKAILFRDCRCIIGREGEALDYIASRLRPDVKKMIWGSGKNATVRVEEKGSTAHERLVAVGYEHVAFTLSIPFPDEASFENCMNAVCVLLLEGISPVFIAERVARLQPLAMRMEIKDGINRCVLINDYYNSDAASFQLALNTLAMQDAGREKVVILSDFVDTGTGERELYREVALLLRKAKVSLFIGIGEKLSRYKPYFLVPRCRFYKDTDSFLRQENREQFKDQVILIKGARKFRFEYIAGFLQKQSHATVLEVDFDAMVHNLNYFRSLLPRKTMIAVMVKAFSYGSGAGEVASLLQYQGVNYLMVAFADEGVELRAAGITIPIGVMNPEPEAFDHMIEFNLEPEIYSLELLEAFDRVLTKHGIEKYPVHLKLNTGMNRSGLDPEDLPALLKFFETKRKVIIRSMFSHLAGSDEARHDEYTLFQINRFIEMTKEVQARFDYPIIRHILNSAGIERFGQYAFDMVRLGIGLHGISAVGAPLWPVSSFKTYIAAVRQVKGDQTVGYGRKGVLGRDTRIAVIPVGYADGLDRHLSCGVGEVWIGGQRVPIVGNICMDACMVDITDTDAQVGDEVEIFGKHISVTELSDKLGTIPYEILTSVSLRVKRIYFKD, from the coding sequence ATGTTTAGTAGTAAAGAAATTTTAAGGATCTTGGATTGCAAAGCCTGTGAGGTAAAGGACTTTGAGATTACAGAAGTAAGCGTGGATAGCCGGTCGGTGAATAAACCCGAGTCGACTTTATTTTTTGCTTTAAAAGGAATTAATCATGATGGACATGATTATGTAGAAAAATTGTATGAACAGGGGGTAAGGAATTTTGTGGTAACCGGGCTGAGAGCGGGTTTTCTTCCTTTGTCCGGGGCTAATTTTTTTGTCGTCGATGAGGTTTTACCGGCACTTCAGCAATTGGCAGCCTGGTTTCGCGGTCAAATGAAGGCTGAAGTGGTCGGTATCACCGGGAGTAATGGAAAAACGATCGTCAAAGAATGGTTATATCAGTTATTATCGGATGAACCGGGTATTTATCGCAGTCCCCGTAGTTATAATTCACAGGTCGGAGTCCCTTTGTCTTTGTTGGGTATGGATGTTTCTACCCGTTTGGCCATCATTGAAGCCGGAATCTCTCTGCCGGGAGAGATGGGTAAGTTGCAGGCAATGATCCGGCCTGAGATCGGGATTTTTACGCATTTGGGAGATGCGCATGGAGAGAATTTTGAATCCAGACAACAGAAATTAGCGGAGAAAGCCATATTGTTTCGGGATTGCCGTTGTATTATCGGAAGGGAAGGGGAGGCTTTGGACTATATAGCTAGCCGGCTTCGACCGGATGTAAAAAAAATGATCTGGGGAAGTGGGAAAAATGCAACTGTCCGGGTTGAAGAGAAAGGGAGCACTGCCCATGAACGCCTGGTAGCCGTCGGATATGAGCATGTTGCGTTTACTTTGTCTATACCGTTCCCGGATGAAGCTTCTTTTGAAAATTGTATGAATGCCGTATGTGTTTTATTGCTGGAAGGGATTTCTCCGGTTTTTATCGCCGAACGGGTAGCCCGTTTGCAGCCTTTGGCGATGCGGATGGAAATAAAAGACGGTATAAATCGTTGTGTATTGATCAATGACTACTATAATTCGGATGCCGCTTCGTTTCAGTTGGCATTGAATACCCTGGCTATGCAGGATGCCGGGCGTGAGAAAGTCGTGATTTTGTCTGATTTCGTGGATACAGGAACCGGTGAGAGAGAGTTGTACCGGGAGGTAGCGTTGTTGTTGCGAAAGGCGAAGGTTTCTTTATTTATAGGTATCGGGGAAAAGTTAAGCCGGTATAAACCTTATTTTTTGGTCCCCCGCTGTCGTTTCTACAAGGATACGGATAGTTTCCTGCGCCAAGAGAACAGGGAGCAGTTTAAAGATCAGGTGATTCTGATTAAAGGTGCCCGTAAGTTCCGTTTCGAATATATCGCCGGTTTTTTACAGAAACAGTCCCATGCTACCGTGCTCGAAGTTGATTTCGATGCAATGGTGCATAACCTGAATTATTTCCGTTCTTTGTTGCCCCGGAAGACGATGATCGCTGTTATGGTCAAAGCTTTTTCTTATGGGAGCGGAGCCGGGGAAGTAGCGAGTTTGTTACAATATCAGGGGGTAAATTACCTGATGGTGGCTTTTGCAGATGAAGGAGTAGAGTTAAGAGCTGCCGGAATAACCATACCTATCGGTGTCATGAATCCTGAACCGGAGGCTTTCGATCATATGATCGAATTTAATCTGGAACCGGAGATTTATTCTCTCGAATTACTGGAGGCTTTCGACCGGGTCCTGACCAAACATGGCATAGAAAAATATCCTGTACATTTGAAATTGAATACCGGGATGAATCGTTCCGGCTTGGATCCGGAAGATCTGCCCGCTTTGCTGAAGTTTTTCGAAACGAAACGGAAAGTCATAATCCGTTCCATGTTTTCACATTTGGCCGGGAGTGACGAAGCCCGACACGATGAGTATACGTTGTTCCAGATCAACCGTTTTATTGAAATGACGAAAGAAGTCCAGGCCCGTTTCGATTATCCGATTATCCGGCATATTCTCAACTCCGCCGGAATAGAACGGTTCGGACAGTATGCTTTCGATATGGTCCGTTTGGGTATCGGATTACATGGGATCAGTGCCGTGGGGGCACCGTTATGGCCTGTCAGTAGCTTTAAGACCTATATTGCGGCAGTTCGTCAGGTGAAGGGAGATCAGACGGTAGGATACGGACGGAAGGGTGTATTGGGCCGGGATACCCGTATTGCCGTTATTCCTGTCGGCTATGCGGATGGGCTCGACCGCCACCTGAGCTGCGGAGTCGGTGAAGTATGGATCGGAGGACAAAGAGTTCCCATTGTCGGGAATATCTGCATGGATGCCTGTATGGTGGATATCACCGATACGGACGCACAGGTCGGGGATGAGGTGGAAATATTCGGAAAACATATTTCGGTGACCGAGCTTTCCGATAAATTAGGTACGATCCCCTATGAAATATTGACCAGCGTGTCTCTCCGCGTGAAACGAATCTATTTTAAAGATTAA
- a CDS encoding HU family DNA-binding protein, whose translation MQAKKNPLKKEEVEFYPQAAPTTPVTLAQIVKRIEKRSTVSSADVKAVLDALQYEVIEALENGNTVRLGDIGSFHLTIKAEGAATAVEAKAKGAKLIKQVNVQFTKSTAMRDSFDIRSLDFAPQEDIVNAK comes from the coding sequence ATTCAAGCGAAGAAGAATCCGCTGAAGAAAGAAGAAGTGGAGTTTTATCCGCAGGCTGCACCGACCACGCCGGTAACGTTGGCGCAAATCGTAAAGCGGATAGAGAAACGCTCCACCGTGTCGAGTGCTGACGTGAAGGCTGTGTTGGACGCCTTACAATACGAAGTTATCGAGGCCTTGGAGAATGGCAACACCGTGCGACTGGGCGACATCGGTTCGTTCCATCTCACTATCAAGGCGGAGGGCGCAGCAACGGCCGTCGAAGCCAAGGCAAAGGGCGCGAAACTCATAAAGCAGGTGAACGTGCAGTTTACCAAGAGTACGGCCATGCGTGATTCTTTCGACATCCGAAGTCTCGACTTCGCCCCGCAGGAAGATATCGTAAACGCAAAATAG
- a CDS encoding helix-hairpin-helix domain-containing protein translates to MSSAMTKEQTIKELTVIPGIGKSLATDLWNIGITSVADLKGKAPEVLFALSNDYAGVVQDRCVLYAFRCAVYFAQTPPEHREKEKLNWWFWKD, encoded by the coding sequence TTGTCAAGTGCAATGACCAAAGAGCAGACAATTAAGGAACTGACGGTGATTCCCGGAATAGGGAAATCGCTTGCAACCGATTTGTGGAATATCGGGATAACCTCCGTTGCAGACTTGAAAGGCAAAGCCCCCGAAGTACTCTTTGCTTTGTCCAACGACTATGCTGGAGTGGTGCAGGACCGTTGCGTACTGTATGCTTTCAGATGTGCCGTTTACTTCGCGCAGACACCGCCAGAGCATAGGGAAAAGGAAAAGCTGAACTGGTGGTTCTGGAAAGACTGA
- a CDS encoding VOC family protein — protein MRQKFTLITLGVKDFQKALAFYEGLGWKKSEQSQETYALFPLGGIVLGIYPLQELEKDTTLYHQQTAFSGMTISYNAISEEEVNAVMQEAQRLGATIVKPAQKVYWGGYSGYFKDLDGYVFEVAYNPFWQIDRDGNLVL, from the coding sequence ATGAGACAGAAATTCACTTTGATTACATTGGGAGTAAAGGACTTTCAAAAGGCATTGGCTTTCTATGAGGGATTGGGCTGGAAGAAGTCGGAACAGAGCCAGGAAACTTACGCCTTGTTCCCTTTGGGTGGGATAGTCTTGGGGATATACCCACTGCAAGAATTGGAAAAAGATACGACGTTATACCATCAACAGACTGCCTTTTCGGGCATGACAATCAGTTATAACGCCATATCGGAAGAGGAAGTCAATGCCGTGATGCAGGAAGCACAACGGCTCGGAGCAACCATTGTGAAACCTGCACAGAAAGTGTATTGGGGAGGATACAGCGGCTATTTCAAGGATTTGGACGGCTATGTGTTCGAGGTAGCCTACAACCCTTTTTGGCAGATTGACAGAGACGGAAATCTTGTCTTGTAG
- a CDS encoding helix-turn-helix domain-containing protein: MMETARDLNMETDEMQLVISALRGVGKRIVEVAQTHKPLLAGEHFLTGKEVCERLYISPRTLQDYRDRRIIPYTQFAGKILYRLSDINQLLQKNYRR; the protein is encoded by the coding sequence ATGATGGAAACAGCAAGAGACTTGAACATGGAGACGGACGAGATGCAGCTGGTCATCTCGGCATTGAGAGGTGTGGGGAAACGGATTGTGGAAGTGGCACAGACGCACAAGCCACTCCTTGCTGGCGAACATTTCCTCACGGGCAAGGAAGTGTGCGAGCGTCTGTATATCAGTCCCCGCACTTTACAGGACTACCGCGACAGGAGAATCATTCCCTACACGCAGTTTGCAGGGAAGATACTCTACCGACTCTCCGACATAAACCAACTATTGCAAAAGAACTATCGAAGATAA
- a CDS encoding helix-turn-helix domain-containing protein, with protein MNYYIITETNWAKLRDEILSLAECCHKAFGEKSKHTDWLHNGDVCRLLNISKRTLQHYRDTGVLPFTQIGHKCYYKREDVETLLLTKSDKPKNRQI; from the coding sequence ATGAACTATTACATCATTACAGAAACTAATTGGGCAAAGCTTCGAGATGAAATCTTGAGCCTTGCAGAATGCTGCCACAAGGCATTCGGAGAGAAAAGCAAGCACACGGACTGGCTGCACAACGGTGATGTGTGCCGGCTGCTGAACATCAGCAAGCGCACCTTGCAGCATTATCGTGATACGGGTGTGCTGCCGTTTACGCAAATCGGACACAAGTGCTATTACAAGCGCGAGGATGTGGAAACATTGCTTCTTACGAAATCGGACAAACCTAAAAACAGACAGATATGA
- a CDS encoding virulence-associated E family protein produces the protein MLFLTACSPKNFAADERNIMQEDSECLEVTHAHPNFTLGNQFKGIMKKNADAGNTGSRRNPHRMRSSSKNAEIETYLSTHYEFRYNTVLGRTEYCSKGNNRFVKVGRYEINTLRRELDCDESIATSAENLYSIIESSFSPRINPVQEYLKGLPLIDIGDSSSCDDAGCRDSNVSSFSPKAISDLASYVVVRNSNKWLPYLTKWLVAVVANAMDDRECRNYTCLVLTGEQGKFKTTFLDQLCPPALHGYSYTGKIYPQEKDTLTYIGQNLIVNIDDQLKALNKRDENELKNLITCPMVKYRMPYDKYVEEHPHLASFVASVNGNDFLTDPTGSRRFLPFEVLSIDIEKAKRISIDNVYAEAKALLKSGFRYWSDDEEIAELYRESEDFQVQTAEMELLLRCFEKPAEDENYSLMTTTEILTYLGIYTHQPLVAKRMGEALKKAGYIKVSKRRNGGSPIYVYKIRKILPCPLRQTCSSQM, from the coding sequence ATGCTCTTCTTGACAGCTTGTTCCCCTAAGAATTTTGCAGCGGACGAGCGCAATATTATGCAAGAAGACTCTGAATGCTTGGAAGTTACGCATGCTCACCCTAACTTCACTCTTGGAAACCAATTCAAGGGAATAATGAAAAAGAACGCAGATGCAGGCAATACAGGCAGCAGGAGAAATCCTCATCGAATGAGGAGTTCCTCCAAGAACGCAGAGATAGAAACCTACCTCTCCACACACTACGAGTTCAGATACAATACTGTACTGGGCAGAACCGAATATTGCAGTAAGGGTAATAATCGTTTTGTAAAGGTCGGTCGTTATGAAATCAATACGCTTCGCAGGGAACTTGATTGCGATGAAAGCATAGCGACTTCTGCTGAGAACCTTTATTCCATCATTGAAAGCAGCTTTTCTCCCCGTATCAATCCCGTGCAGGAGTATTTAAAAGGGTTGCCATTGATAGATATAGGTGATAGCAGTAGCTGTGATGATGCCGGTTGCAGGGATAGTAATGTGTCTTCTTTTTCACCGAAAGCAATTTCCGATTTGGCAAGTTACGTTGTTGTCCGTAATTCTAACAAATGGTTGCCGTATCTTACCAAATGGCTTGTGGCGGTGGTCGCCAATGCGATGGACGACCGTGAGTGCCGTAACTATACCTGCCTTGTGTTGACAGGTGAGCAGGGAAAGTTCAAGACCACGTTCCTTGACCAGCTCTGTCCCCCAGCACTGCACGGTTACAGTTACACAGGAAAAATATATCCGCAGGAGAAAGACACACTCACTTATATCGGTCAGAACCTTATCGTAAATATAGACGACCAGCTCAAAGCCCTTAATAAGCGGGACGAGAACGAGCTGAAAAACCTCATCACCTGTCCGATGGTCAAGTACCGTATGCCGTATGACAAGTATGTAGAGGAGCATCCCCACTTGGCAAGCTTTGTGGCATCAGTGAACGGCAATGACTTTCTTACAGACCCGACAGGTAGCAGAAGGTTTCTGCCCTTTGAAGTTCTTTCCATAGACATAGAGAAAGCCAAGCGTATTTCAATAGACAATGTCTATGCTGAAGCCAAAGCCCTGTTAAAGTCAGGTTTCCGCTATTGGTCTGATGATGAAGAGATTGCCGAACTATACAGAGAGAGTGAGGACTTTCAAGTACAGACTGCAGAAATGGAGCTCTTGTTGCGTTGCTTCGAGAAACCAGCGGAAGATGAAAACTATTCGTTAATGACGACTACGGAGATACTCACCTATTTGGGTATTTATACTCACCAACCACTTGTTGCCAAGCGTATGGGCGAAGCCTTGAAGAAAGCAGGATACATAAAGGTGAGCAAACGAAGAAACGGTGGTAGCCCCATCTATGTCTACAAGATTAGGAAAATCTTGCCATGCCCGCTCCGTCAAACTTGTAGTAGCCAAATGTAG
- a CDS encoding toprim domain-containing protein, translating to MKEEDLSAIKRYSIVEYLERKGIKPVRKTPTYAMYRSPLREETRPSFKVDTEKNLWIDYAEGRGGSIIDLCMRLEGYTFSEAICRLGQNALEHTAYSFNSPNREISINPNQIENVTASGTRRLISISGTLSPHLQEYLKKERCIDLEKATPFLKCISYEVRGRRYQAIGFANSSGGYELRDNNTFKGTVAPKDITPIFEDMEQPVCLFEGFMDFLSFLSMKGEVTNQCLVMNSVSNVARSIHYLNKRNITSVRAFLDNDDAGRKAVQEFVNEGFKVEDMAVYYKDFKDLNEYHVSRVRERQKKLEKTPNTSNKRKQVKLKIR from the coding sequence ATGAAAGAAGAAGATTTATCAGCAATCAAGCGATATTCCATCGTGGAATATCTCGAAAGGAAAGGTATCAAACCTGTCCGCAAAACACCGACCTATGCCATGTACCGTTCACCGCTCAGGGAGGAAACGCGTCCGAGTTTCAAGGTGGACACGGAAAAGAACCTTTGGATAGACTATGCCGAAGGCAGGGGTGGAAGTATCATCGACCTTTGTATGCGCTTGGAGGGCTACACGTTCTCCGAAGCCATCTGCCGTTTGGGGCAGAACGCTTTAGAGCATACAGCGTACAGCTTCAATTCTCCAAATAGAGAAATATCCATCAATCCAAATCAAATAGAGAATGTAACGGCAAGCGGTACAAGGAGACTGATAAGCATATCAGGCACCTTGTCACCGCATTTGCAGGAGTACCTCAAAAAGGAACGCTGCATTGATTTGGAAAAGGCAACACCCTTTCTCAAATGTATCAGTTACGAGGTAAGGGGAAGACGCTATCAAGCCATTGGCTTTGCCAATTCGTCAGGTGGTTATGAACTTCGGGACAACAATACGTTCAAGGGAACAGTTGCTCCGAAAGACATCACTCCGATATTTGAGGACATGGAACAGCCTGTCTGTTTGTTCGAGGGCTTTATGGACTTTCTCTCTTTTCTTTCAATGAAAGGGGAAGTAACCAACCAATGCCTTGTGATGAATTCCGTGAGCAATGTTGCAAGAAGTATTCACTACCTGAACAAAAGAAATATAACCTCCGTTCGTGCTTTTCTTGATAATGATGATGCAGGGCGAAAAGCAGTACAGGAATTTGTAAACGAAGGTTTTAAGGTAGAAGATATGGCTGTGTATTATAAAGACTTCAAAGACCTCAACGAGTATCACGTCAGCCGTGTCCGTGAGCGACAGAAAAAGTTGGAGAAAACTCCAAATACAAGTAACAAAAGAAAACAAGTCAAACTTAAAATAAGATAG
- a CDS encoding DUF3408 domain-containing protein: protein MEKKAVSKEEMENTIRKSFSMSQAESSSEQTVAEFRAKGMKNIQEQKQQETEHAIEHATPAEPAQHTEHATVQKRISAKMRKETLDAYKQAFLVPTKLYERKAVYLSRETQERADFIVRRLGDRGSNLSSFVENIIRTHLDEYGEDIEKWRRL, encoded by the coding sequence ATGGAAAAGAAAGCAGTCAGCAAAGAGGAAATGGAAAATACCATCAGGAAATCTTTCAGTATGAGCCAAGCTGAAAGTTCAAGTGAACAAACCGTAGCTGAATTTCGAGCAAAGGGAATGAAAAATATTCAAGAGCAAAAACAACAAGAAACAGAGCATGCCATAGAGCATGCCACGCCAGCCGAGCCTGCACAGCATACAGAGCATGCAACCGTTCAAAAACGCATCAGTGCTAAGATGAGAAAAGAGACACTTGACGCATACAAGCAGGCGTTCCTCGTTCCGACAAAGCTATATGAGAGAAAGGCGGTTTACCTGAGCAGGGAGACACAGGAACGTGCCGACTTCATCGTACGCAGGTTGGGTGACAGGGGCAGCAATCTCTCAAGCTTCGTGGAAAATATCATCCGCACACATTTGGACGAATACGGTGAAGACATAGAGAAATGGAGAAGACTGTAA
- a CDS encoding plasmid mobilization protein produces MDRYNRKTAKWQQQNKEEQKMNKTEFIKVRCTLEEKQRIRSKAESTGRKFSDYCREILLNGEVTAVPKMTDNEKEAIELLRRTAYFFSHISNLIKVKDDAWVLITQSLSYLAREAFKRFFNPKYHIEERAIKLLNLMENDRKV; encoded by the coding sequence ATGGACAGATATAATAGAAAGACTGCCAAATGGCAGCAACAGAATAAGGAAGAGCAGAAGATGAACAAGACAGAGTTCATCAAGGTAAGATGTACCTTAGAGGAAAAGCAGCGTATTAGGTCAAAGGCAGAAAGTACGGGGCGGAAGTTCTCAGACTACTGCCGTGAGATACTCCTAAATGGAGAAGTGACTGCTGTTCCTAAGATGACCGACAATGAAAAGGAAGCCATCGAACTACTGAGACGAACGGCCTACTTCTTCTCACATATTTCCAATCTTATCAAGGTAAAGGATGATGCATGGGTACTGATTACTCAAAGTCTTTCCTATCTGGCAAGGGAGGCATTTAAGCGTTTCTTCAATCCCAAATACCACATTGAGGAAAGGGCAATTAAACTCTTAAATTTGATGGAGAATGATAGGAAAGTGTAA
- a CDS encoding relaxase/mobilization nuclease domain-containing protein, with translation MIGKCKAIAHGSTALDYIFREGKLGSRLAFHNLCSREPKAIYEEMKMVSDYNTRCRNKFLRIEIGIAPQDEKKLPVSELMRIAHLFAKQMGLDNHQWVAVTHKDTDNRHIHIIANRISLYGEVYDTTFVSNRAARVAEEISRSKGLTIAKEVKAERQHQKAKANPTREQTKQQIQKICYALLEKYKGTGITGHSMFLYDLNKSGVTIERLKNKQGKVYGLKFSYCAQTFKASEIGRGFGYHSLQKNFEIANKAETKETITKAHTIADKTTKNKVQSDTGYQLVPPSRSYISPTKANESSSIAQAVGNVASTALNAAEEMILGAGGLINPQTHGDDYAEMAWQHKLRNQIKKKKKRGRGI, from the coding sequence ATGATAGGAAAGTGTAAGGCGATAGCGCACGGAAGCACGGCTTTAGACTATATTTTCAGAGAGGGCAAGCTCGGTAGTCGGCTTGCCTTCCATAATCTTTGCAGCAGAGAACCGAAGGCTATCTACGAGGAAATGAAGATGGTCAGCGATTACAACACACGTTGCAGGAATAAGTTCCTCCGTATCGAAATCGGTATCGCGCCACAGGACGAGAAGAAACTGCCCGTATCTGAACTCATGCGGATAGCCCATCTGTTTGCCAAACAAATGGGACTTGACAACCATCAATGGGTGGCGGTAACCCACAAGGACACCGACAACAGACATATCCATATCATTGCCAACCGCATCAGCCTTTACGGAGAAGTCTATGACACCACTTTTGTGAGCAACAGGGCAGCAAGAGTGGCGGAGGAAATAAGTCGCTCGAAAGGCTTGACTATCGCAAAGGAAGTAAAGGCGGAAAGACAACACCAAAAAGCAAAGGCCAATCCTACGAGAGAACAGACCAAGCAACAAATACAGAAGATTTGCTATGCCCTACTTGAAAAATACAAAGGCACAGGCATCACGGGGCACTCCATGTTTCTTTACGACCTAAACAAGAGTGGTGTAACCATCGAACGCTTGAAGAATAAGCAGGGCAAAGTATATGGTTTGAAGTTCTCCTACTGTGCCCAGACATTCAAGGCTTCCGAAATCGGCAGAGGGTTCGGATACCACTCTTTGCAAAAGAACTTTGAGATAGCCAATAAAGCCGAAACAAAGGAGACGATAACAAAAGCTCACACAATAGCAGACAAGACTACAAAGAATAAAGTTCAATCAGATACAGGCTATCAACTTGTTCCTCCCAGTCGTTCATACATATCGCCTACAAAAGCAAACGAAAGTTCATCTATTGCACAAGCCGTAGGAAATGTAGCAAGCACCGCCTTGAATGCTGCCGAAGAAATGATTTTGGGAGCAGGTGGACTTATTAATCCACAGACCCACGGTGATGATTATGCCGAGATGGCATGGCAACATAAACTTAGGAACCAAATCAAGAAAAAGAAGAAGCGAGGAAGAGGAATATAA
- a CDS encoding 2-hydroxyacid dehydrogenase yields MNIVFVESLGMCECTINKSLATLKNQGHTVTFYHDRNENEEVLIERARNAEVVVVSNIPLRKHFFENCPKLRMLSVAFTGVDHIDLEACKKRGITVCNAAGYSTEAVAELTIGMMIAVYRKMVGGDAILRIGGDRQGVLGSELHGKTVGIVGLGAIGQRVALLANAFGCKVLGYNRSPKALPHITQVDKDTLLRQSDIITVHLPLNPETKAFIGTNEFALMQPHAVLINTARGPIVSQEALYNALKKGQIAGAAVDVYDQEPPLPLNLELFNAPNLLMLPHMGYATREAFETRQNIVIRNIEMWLNNTPQNQVL; encoded by the coding sequence ATGAATATCGTATTTGTCGAATCGTTAGGAATGTGCGAATGCACGATAAACAAAAGTCTGGCTACTCTGAAAAACCAGGGACATACAGTCACTTTTTATCACGACCGGAATGAGAATGAAGAGGTATTGATCGAAAGAGCCCGAAATGCCGAAGTTGTCGTAGTCAGCAATATTCCGTTGCGGAAACATTTCTTTGAAAATTGTCCGAAGCTCCGGATGCTCTCTGTAGCCTTTACCGGAGTGGACCATATCGATCTGGAAGCATGTAAAAAACGGGGTATCACGGTTTGTAATGCCGCCGGTTACTCTACAGAAGCAGTAGCCGAATTAACGATCGGAATGATGATCGCCGTGTACCGAAAAATGGTAGGCGGAGATGCCATTCTCCGTATCGGCGGAGACCGGCAGGGAGTCCTGGGAAGCGAACTTCACGGAAAAACAGTAGGTATCGTCGGGCTCGGAGCCATCGGCCAACGGGTAGCTCTGTTAGCCAACGCTTTCGGATGCAAGGTTTTAGGCTATAACCGCAGCCCCAAGGCCCTTCCTCATATCACCCAGGTGGACAAAGATACCCTTCTGCGTCAATCGGATATCATTACGGTACATCTTCCCTTGAACCCGGAAACCAAAGCATTTATCGGGACAAACGAATTTGCACTCATGCAACCACATGCTGTCCTGATCAACACCGCCCGGGGACCCATCGTCAGCCAGGAAGCGCTTTACAATGCCCTGAAAAAAGGACAAATAGCCGGAGCAGCCGTCGATGTCTACGATCAGGAACCTCCGCTTCCTCTGAACCTGGAATTATTTAATGCACCTAATCTACTGATGTTGCCGCATATGGGCTACGCCACCCGGGAAGCTTTTGAAACCCGGCAGAATATCGTAATCAGGAATATCGAAATGTGGCTGAACAATACCCCACAAAATCAGGTTCTTTAA